The genomic stretch AAACGATGACAATCACATCAATAATCGTCATGTTTTGATAAAAATCAACGAATTAAAAAGTTTTTTGTTCTTCTGGCACGGTCGTTGCGATAGGGATGTCGAGTCCATCGAATTTGCGATGTACCGAGTGCGGTAGCAAATCCGCCGTCCAATTCCCCAGGAGAACGCCTTGACGACCACGACCCTTAATCCCCAAACCGTCAAAACCCAGCTTCGTCCGATCGATCGCGACGGGCTGTTGAAATTCGCCGCTTCGGGTCGCGAGAACCCCGAGCGCCGCGGTACCAACAAGGTTCATACCGTAATGCAGGGGCAGTTCCGCTCGTGGAGTTTTGTCGGGATCCATAACCCGGTGGTGGTCGATGAGCCCCTGCACCTGTTTGGCGAGAACACCGCACCGGCACCGGGCGAAATCGTCCTCTCCGCGCTCGGCGGCTGTCTCAGTGTCGGCATCACGGCTGTGGCCACCCATCGTGAGGTCAAGCTGTCGCGCCTCGAGGTCTTTCTCGAAGCCGACATCGGCAATTCGGCCGCCTGGGGTGCCGGTGGCGCGGAGCGCAAGCCCGAAGAGATGGGTTTCCAGGACATCCGGGTCAAGGTCGTGATCGAGGGCGATGCCAGCCGCGAAGAGCTCGACGACATCGTCAAGCATGCGAACTACTACTCGCCGGTCGCGAACACGATGCGCAACCCGATTCCTTTCACCATCGGCCTGGCCGACTGAGGGCCCCACGCCTCGTCCAGCCAGCCTTAACCGGAGAAAAAGCCATGAATCCTGCCGATGAAAGCCAATCTGTGTTCGAACCGTCGTGGACCGATGCACAGGTCATGGAACGCGTGACTGCGGTTGCAAACGGTCCGTTGTCCGATGCGGCGTACCGTATCGATCACGAAGGCCACTATCCGCTCGAGATCATGGCCTCACTCGGCCGGGCGGGGGCGTTTGGCGCCCACCTTGAAGACAGCGGCTGCCGCTATGGCCTCGCCATCGACGCGATGCGCGCAATCAGCCGCAGCTGCGGATCGACCGGGTTCCTGACCTGGGCTCACGATGTATGCGGCCTGTACATGGAGCAGTCGGGCAACCCGGCGCTGACTGGCGAGATGCTGCG from Parazoarcus communis encodes the following:
- a CDS encoding OsmC family protein; protein product: MTTTTLNPQTVKTQLRPIDRDGLLKFAASGRENPERRGTNKVHTVMQGQFRSWSFVGIHNPVVVDEPLHLFGENTAPAPGEIVLSALGGCLSVGITAVATHREVKLSRLEVFLEADIGNSAAWGAGGAERKPEEMGFQDIRVKVVIEGDASREELDDIVKHANYYSPVANTMRNPIPFTIGLAD